TGATCCAGCCAAATTTCCAAGCGGGATGAAAGCACTCGCCGATTATATCCACTCGAAAGGCTTGAAATTCGGGATGTATTCATGCGTTGGCACCCATACCTGTGCAGGCTTTCCCGGCAGCTTTGAGCATGAATTTCAAGATGCCCAATTATTCGCTGAGTGGGGCGTCGATTATTTGAAGTATGATTATTGCTTCAAACCCCGGCATATCTCGGGAGAGTTGCTGTACAAGCGAATGAGCCTTGCCCTTAAAAACAGCGGACGGGACATTCTTTTATCTGCCTGCAACTGGGGCGAGGATAATGTCTACCAGTGGATACGTGAGTCAGGTGCCCATATGTACCGGTCAACAGGCGATATTCAAGATCACTGGGATTCCATTAAAAATCTGGCCCTATCACAGCTGGACAAGGAATGTTATACCGGATCCTTCTGCCATAATGATCTGGATATGCTGGTTGTCGGCATGTACGGAGGCAGCAATAACACGTTTATCGGCAGTAAAATAGGCGGCTGCAGCGACAATGAATACAAGACTCATTTCTCATTATGGTGCTTAATGGGTTCTCCGCTTATGATTGGCTGCGATATCCGTACCGCTAATCCGGAGACCACAAATATTTTGCTCAACCCGGATCTGATCGCTATCAATCAGGATATGGAAAGCCGCGGAGCCTACCGGATTAAGCCGGAGCCCCAATGGTTCCATGCTGATGATGTCTTTATGCTGGTAAAAGTACTGACGGACGGCGACGTGGCTATCGGCTTCTTCAATCTAAGCGATAATCAGCGGGAGCTGTCGCTGCAATTTTGGGATATCGGTCTTCCTTACGCTTCCGGCTTCTCCTTATTGCTGTATGACTGCTGGGAGCATAAGGAGCTTGGCATGTTCAAAGAGCGGTTCGCTCCCGTTGTGCCTGCGCATGACTGCCTGATTGTCCGTGCCAAGCTGGTTAAATAATGAACAGCAAAACTTGCATGAACTGTCAGGCCTCTCTTCAGGCGGACGAGAAAGCGATATACATGAAGCTTGTCTCCAGAACGGCCCAGCAATTCTTATGCATGGATTGTCTCGGAGCAAAGCTTAACTGCGGACGGGAGCCCCTTGAGAAGCTGATACGTTATTTCCGGGAATCCGGCAATTGCGTCCTCTTCCGTTAATGCTTCTGGTCATGGCCATGCAGCGTCATATACTCAGAAGGTGTATATGACGTTGCTTTCTTAAATACCTTTGAGAAATAAAGCTGGTCTTTGTATCCTACCGAGCAGGCGACCGACTTGATAGACAAACCGGACGACATCAGCAGCTCCCGGGCTCTCTCCATCCGGTATGCGGTCATATAGCCGGAAACAGACATTCCGGAAGCCTCCTTGAACAAACGAAACAAATAGCTCCGCTCCAGGCTGACAGCATTCACAATATCCGATACCGTCAAGGTTGTCCGCCAATAATTAATCATGATATATTCCTTCGCCAGCTGGACATAATCAATCGGTTGAGCTTCTCTTGGATAGAACTCCACATAATAGGAAAGAAGCAAACGCAATTGAGCTTCCGTTCTCATTTTTTCAAAGTGCCTCGTATCAGCGCCTACGACCTGAGGGAAATATGGCTTTAAATCAGCCGGACATGCGGCAACTACAGGTTTATCCGACTCAAGCCCGGTCATCGCTATCAGCCGCTTCGCCTCGTCTCCTTTAAACTCGATCCATACATATTCCCAAGGATCCTCGGGATCAGGATAGTAGTAGATCTCCGTTTTCGGAAAAATCATGAAGCTATCGCCTGTCGATAACGGATACTGCTGATTATTGGTCTCCAGCGTTCCCTTTCCGCTGATTATAAAATGCAGAGCATAGATATCACGTACGCCAGGTCCCCACTTATGCCTGTTGGCAGGCTTATAGCCGCTATAGGTACAAATTAACTGACTGCTGTTAAATGCATCAAACAACCTCATAGAATTTCCTTTCCAAAAAAAGACCGCGGCTTTGACTGGCCGCGATCCTCTCCTGTTATTGGCCGAACTGCCAGCTATGCAGCTTAAACAGCTTGCTGTCGGGCTGTCCCTTGAACAAGAGGTATAAGTCATGTACGCCTACCGCACCGCTTACCTCCGTTTGGTATTCCGCTGCTTGGTCACCCGTTGCCTGAACCGGCAAGGTTCCGATCAGCTTGCCATCCGCCGCATCCAGTCGCAGCTCAACGATTGCAGCTGCCGCTGCCTCCGATACCGAAGCCGCAAACCCGGAAGCGCCATTGCTTCCGAAATCAACCTTCGATAACGCAATCCAATCGCCGCTGTCAATATCGGTTACGGTCAAGCTGCCATCCGGGGAAGCTTCCGTGGCAATTCCCGCATTCCATCCTATCGTTGCCGACTCTACGGACTCATAAGGATTAAATAA
This region of Paenibacillus sp. JDR-2 genomic DNA includes:
- a CDS encoding glycoside hydrolase family 27 protein, which produces MDKPLGITPAMGWNSWNTFTWDINEQLIRDVADRFESDGYQAAGYEYIVIDDCWSLKQRDQQRNLVADPAKFPSGMKALADYIHSKGLKFGMYSCVGTHTCAGFPGSFEHEFQDAQLFAEWGVDYLKYDYCFKPRHISGELLYKRMSLALKNSGRDILLSACNWGEDNVYQWIRESGAHMYRSTGDIQDHWDSIKNLALSQLDKECYTGSFCHNDLDMLVVGMYGGSNNTFIGSKIGGCSDNEYKTHFSLWCLMGSPLMIGCDIRTANPETTNILLNPDLIAINQDMESRGAYRIKPEPQWFHADDVFMLVKVLTDGDVAIGFFNLSDNQRELSLQFWDIGLPYASGFSLLLYDCWEHKELGMFKERFAPVVPAHDCLIVRAKLVK
- a CDS encoding AraC family transcriptional regulator, which encodes MRLFDAFNSSQLICTYSGYKPANRHKWGPGVRDIYALHFIISGKGTLETNNQQYPLSTGDSFMIFPKTEIYYYPDPEDPWEYVWIEFKGDEAKRLIAMTGLESDKPVVAACPADLKPYFPQVVGADTRHFEKMRTEAQLRLLLSYYVEFYPREAQPIDYVQLAKEYIMINYWRTTLTVSDIVNAVSLERSYLFRLFKEASGMSVSGYMTAYRMERARELLMSSGLSIKSVACSVGYKDQLYFSKVFKKATSYTPSEYMTLHGHDQKH